The following are encoded together in the Acanthochromis polyacanthus isolate Apoly-LR-REF ecotype Palm Island chromosome 14, KAUST_Apoly_ChrSc, whole genome shotgun sequence genome:
- the ankrd50l gene encoding ankyrin repeat domain-containing protein 50 isoform X1: MSDPQDQMSRFGSSSSSLLQGRRFYCREWALEKLQRCLDARSLPGQAPGLLVTGGPGAGKTALCTEVVWPTSKVGRAVGLAQRCLASHFCQREDQRSLVLWRFVLGLVEQLRASPVLSPGYQDILNSPSVASALEPLSCQRDPDDTFKRAVLGPLLDLPPPAQTLMLVVDSLDVEHGPSDREGKSGSIAELLAANQHLLPGWLLLVCSIRRHNKAVCKMFSGFRRLCLDDLRKPAAVRDVQQYILCRLDEEASLRRQLTPDTADMLNLLHIKSGGCFLFLERVLDGIAAALVGLREIRDIPGTLNGLYLWLCQRLFPRGLFIYVRPLLNVLLAAPRPVTPEQLFTAVWTQDTSLSLQDFQNKLRTLSPLLIDGPGGTKLLFHVSFTEWLTDVKYCTQKYLCSRTEGHSMLAMALSLQGPDLDVEDTCRLAAHLICSGHHRDKPSLLALWMLWAGVPDVPPSCSRALITSLAQLPALVSQDVPQLLKKSGLVTAACFSDADLSVGMDCIDKEGTDLQQAFEKEASIRKLLESGVSVNQLSSTDGQTLLASAAHEGSANVAKLLLTHGSDPFISDQQGQTPLTLAARQGHVKVLSVLLEWAKNQDPETAARMMEHVDHEGWTALRSAAWGGHSEAVRLLLDAGADVNGCDSAGRTALRAAAWGGHEQIVLTLLDYGAQVDKADINGRTPLIAAAYMGHHETVEILLDHSAEVDLSDGDGRTALSVAALCVSVAAGVKGFGEVASLLLERGADPAHRDDDGMTPLLLAAYEGHDDVVELLLEAGADVDETAGPDGNVPAAAAVTPLLAAAAMGHMRTVSRLLFWGAAVDAIDCEGRTALCLAAARGSTEVVRALLDRGLDENHKDDLGWTPLHAAACEGHRSVCAALTEQGSMARVGEMDIEGRTPLILAAQEGHWSTVRLLLDRRSPIDHRAYDGHSALSAALLEGHADVAELLMKRGADTDVRDAEGRPLLYLLVLEGRLDMATLLIEKGGVPLESRDSEGRTALHVASWQGCVEIVDLLLNHGANPNAQDAEGRPPMHSVAWTGSAKVGRRLLEANGVNIHLACHQGATALSIAAQVGHVNIVGMLLERGANPDHIDKYGRSPVKVAGKHGHFNIVRLLESYGAKPYLGLLPNSSTLSPSRPNKSLLSGISEGNGGEVTAATSSSSVSSPGSTAERFHSMQSSQTSSTCHSLATVQTVPADSLSFIQQIQQHSLPRSRSRPSTLPPPGSLHGSSQRHPKGSPPPAVCTVSAMVHNCELPQKGLSGLEYHYKMNKESLIKADRTTYTGGKWHSVMASLGIMPGQDSPLGAKNRESAPLGYPYRLQTPLQQEVWDSAPQKSILSPVCYSFSPVPPCSALPEDVMVAMTTTDPQLNLKQAIKLQFEGPTSAALYKRETPL; the protein is encoded by the exons ATGTCAGACCCCCAGGATCAGATGAGTAGATtcggcagcagcagctccagcttgcTCCAGGGCCGGAGGTTCTACTGCCGGGAATGGGCCCTGGAGAAGCTGCAGCGCTGCCTGGACGCCCGGTCCCTGCCGGGCCAGGCGCCGGGGCTGCTGGTGACCGGGGGTCCTGGAGCCGGGAAGACCGCCCTGTGCACCGAGGTGGTGTGGCCCACCTCCAAGGTAGGCCGGGCGGTCGGGTTGGCGCAGCGCTGCCTGGCCTCCCACTTCTGCCAAAGAGAGGACCAGAGGAGCCTGGTGCTGTGGAGGTTCGTCCTGGGGCTGGTGGAGCAGCTGAGGGCCTCACCGGTTCTCTCTCCTGGGTACCAAGACATCCTCAACTCCCCGTCTGTGGCCTCCGCTCTGGAGCCCCTGAGCTGTCAACGAGACCCTGATGACACCTTCAAGAG AGCAGTGCTGGGACCCCTGCTGGACCTTCCTCCCCCGGCCCAGACTCTGATGCTGGTCGTGGACTCTCTGGATGTAGAACATGGACCAAGTGACAGAGAAGGGAAGAGCGGCTCCATTGCAGAGCTGCTAGCAGCTAATCAACACCTGCTGCCCGGCTGGCTGCTGCTGGTCTGCTCCATCCGCCGCCATAATAAGGCTGTTTGCAAAATGTTCTCAG GTTTTCGTAGACTCTGTCTGGACGATCTGCGGAAGCCAGCGGCGGTCCGTGACGTGCAGCAGTACATCCTCTGTCGGCTGGATGAAGAAGCTTCACTTCGCCGTCAGCTCACCCCCGACACGGCCGACATGCTCAACCTGCTGCACATCAAGAGCGGCGGCTGCTTTCTCTTCCTCGAACGTGTTCTGGACGGCATTGCGGCGGCGCTGGTGGGTCTGCGGGAGATCCGGGACATTCCCGGGACGCTGAACGGCCTCTACCTGTGGCTGTGCCAGAGATTGTTCCCCCGAGGGCTCTTCATCTACGTCAGGCCTCTGCTCAACGTCCTGCTGGCTGCCCCTCGGCCCGTCACACCAGAGCAGCTTTTCACTGCAGTCTGGACCCAGGACACCTCGCTCAGCCTCCAGGACTTCCAGAACAAACTCCGAACCCTCTCCCCTCTCCTGATCGATGGCCCTGGAGGCACCAAGCTCCTGTTTCATGTCAGCTTCACAGAGTGGCTGACTGATGTTAAATACTGCACTCAGAAGTACCTGTGCAGCAGAACAGAGGGTCACAGCATGCTCGCCATGGCGCTGAGCCTGCAGGGACCAGACCTGGATGTAGAGGACACCTGCCGGCTAGCAGCACACTTAATTTGCTCAGGTCACCATAGAGATAAACCCTCATTATTGGCACTGTGGATGCTGTGGGCAGGTGTTCCTGATGTTCCTCCCAGCTGCAGTAGAGCTCTTATCACATCTTTAGCTCAGCTTCCTGCTCTGGTCAGTCAGGATGTCCCTCAGctgttgaagaaaagtgggCTTGTAACTGCAGCCTGTTTTTCAGATGCAGACCTGAGTGTTGGTATGGATTGTATAGATAAAGAGGGGACTGATTTACAACAGGCTTTTGAAAAGGAGGCGTCTATAAGGAAGTTGCTAGAGAGCGGGGTGTCTGTGAACCAGCTTAGTTCTACAGATGGACAGACCTTGCTTGCTAGTGCGGCCCATGAGGGTTCTGCAAATGTAGCTAAACTCCTCTTGACACATGGCTCTGATCCATTCATTAGTGATCAGCAGGGTCAAACACCACTGACATTAGCTGCCAGGCAGGGTCATGTTAAAGTGTTGtctgtgctgctggaatggGCCAAGAATCAGGACCCTGAAACTGCAGCACGCATGATGGAGCATGTCGACCACGAGGGCTGGACGGCACTCCGCTCTGCAGCTTGGGGAGGACACAGCGAGGCTGTCCGACTGCTGCTGGACGCTGGAGCAGATGTCAACGGATGCGACAGCGCAGGCCGGACAGCTCTCAGAGCGGCTGCATGGGGAGGTCACGAGCAAATCGTCCTCACTTTGCTGGACTACGGGGCGCAAGTGGACAAAGCTGATATCAACGGCCGCACACCGCTTATCGCTGCCGCCTACATGGGGCATCACGAAACTGTGGAGATACTGCTGGACCACAGTGCAGAGGTTGACTTGTCTGATGGAGATGGACGCACTGCTCTGTCCGTCGCCGccctctgtgtttctgtagcaGCAGGAGTTAAAGGTTTTGGTGAGGTAGCGAGTCTGTTACTGGAGCGAGGAGCAGATCCGGCCCACAGAGACGATGACGGAATGACACCACTCCTTCTAGCAGCCTATGAGGGCCATGACGACGTAGTGGAGCTTTTGCTAGAAGCTGGGGCTGACGTTGATGAAACAGCTGGACCTGATGGAAACGTCCCTGCTGCAGCTGCCGTTACTCCCTTGCTGGCTGCGGCAGCTATGGGCCACATGAGGACAGTTTCACGGCTGCTGTTCTGGGGAGCAGCTGTGGACGCCATCGATTGTGAAGGCCGGACGGCGCTGTGCCTGGCGGCAGCGAGAGGCAGCACAGAGGTTGTCAGAGCCTTGCTGGACCGAGGCCTGGACGAAAACCATAAGGATGACCTGGGCTGGACTCCGCTGCACGCCGCCGCCTGTGAAGGCCATCGgagtgtttgtgctgctttgaCAGAACAAGGCAGCATGGCTCGTGTCGGGGAGATGGACATTGAAGGACGGACACCTCTCATACTCGCTGCCCAAGAAGGTCATTGGAGCACTGTGAGGCTGTTGTTGGACAGACGTTCTCCCATCGATCACAGGGCGTACGACGGCCATTCTGCATTGAGCGCTGCCCTCCTGGAGGGTCATGCTGATGTCGCAGAGCTGCTGATGAAGCGTGGAGCTGACACCGATGTCCGGGATGCAGAGGGACGTCCTCTGCTGTATCTCCTGGTGCTGGAGGGTCGTCTGGATATGGCTACTCTGCTCATAGAAAAAGGAGGTGTGCCCCTGGAGTCCCGAGACTCTGAGGGCCGTACAGCACTTCATGTGGCGTCTTGGCAGGGATGTGTGGAGATCGTAGACCTGCTTTTAAACCATGGGGCAAACCCAAACGCACAAGATGCAGAGGGGAGACCACCAATGCACTCAGTAGCTTGGACAGGAAGTGCTAAAGTAGGACGCCGTCTCCTAGAAGCCAATGGTGTCAATATACATCTTGCGTGCCACCAGGGGGCAACGGCCCTGAGCATTGCTGCTCAAGTTGGACATGTTAACATTGTTGGGATGCTTCTGGAAAGAGGGGCAAATCCTGATCACATTGATAAATATGGCCGTAGTCCAGTCAAGGTTGCTGGGAAACATGGACACTTTAACATCGTCCGGCTCTTGGAGAGCTACGGAGCCAAGCCATACCTGGGCCTGCTGCCTAACTCTAGTACTTTATCTCCTTCAAGACCCAACAAGAGCCTCTTATCAGGCATCTCAGAGGGTAACGGAGGTGAAGTAACAGCTGCTACATCGTCCTCTTCAGTGTCTTCTCCTGGTTCCACAGCAGAACGATTCCACTCCATGCAGAGCTCCCAGACTTCCTCCACCTGCCACTCGCTAGCCACGGTGCAGACGGTTCCCGCTGACAGCCTCAGTTTCATCCAGCAGATCCAGCAGCACTCTCTGCCTCGCAGTCGTAGCCGTCCCTCCACCCTCCCTCCACCAGGGAGCCTCCATGGAAGCAGCCAGAGGCATCCCAAGGGCAGCCCTCCCCCTGCTGTCTGCACAGTCTCTGCCATGGTGCACAACTGCGAACTGCCCCAGAAAGGCTTGTCTGGACTGGAATATcattacaaaatgaacaaagaaagCCTAATAAAAGCAGACAGGACTACTTACACTGGTGGTAAATGGCACTCAGTGATGGCTTCTCTGGGGATAATGCCAGGGCAGGACAGCCCTCTTGGTGCTAAAAACAGAGAGAGTGCCCCTCTGGGTTACCCATACCGCCTACAGACCCCACTTCAGCAGGAGGTTTGGGATTCTGCACCCCAGAAGAGCATTTTGTCGCCCGTTTGCTACAGCTTCTCCCCTGTCCCACCTTGTAGTGCCTTGCCAGAGGATGTTATGGTCGCGATGACAACCACAGACCCACAGCTTAATCTCAAACAGGCCATCAAACTGCAGTTTGAGGGTCCCACCAGTGCAGCCTTATACAAGAGAGAGACGCCCCTGTGA
- the ankrd50l gene encoding ankyrin repeat domain-containing protein 50 isoform X2 — protein MTPSRVLGPLLDLPPPAQTLMLVVDSLDVEHGPSDREGKSGSIAELLAANQHLLPGWLLLVCSIRRHNKAVCKMFSGFRRLCLDDLRKPAAVRDVQQYILCRLDEEASLRRQLTPDTADMLNLLHIKSGGCFLFLERVLDGIAAALVGLREIRDIPGTLNGLYLWLCQRLFPRGLFIYVRPLLNVLLAAPRPVTPEQLFTAVWTQDTSLSLQDFQNKLRTLSPLLIDGPGGTKLLFHVSFTEWLTDVKYCTQKYLCSRTEGHSMLAMALSLQGPDLDVEDTCRLAAHLICSGHHRDKPSLLALWMLWAGVPDVPPSCSRALITSLAQLPALVSQDVPQLLKKSGLVTAACFSDADLSVGMDCIDKEGTDLQQAFEKEASIRKLLESGVSVNQLSSTDGQTLLASAAHEGSANVAKLLLTHGSDPFISDQQGQTPLTLAARQGHVKVLSVLLEWAKNQDPETAARMMEHVDHEGWTALRSAAWGGHSEAVRLLLDAGADVNGCDSAGRTALRAAAWGGHEQIVLTLLDYGAQVDKADINGRTPLIAAAYMGHHETVEILLDHSAEVDLSDGDGRTALSVAALCVSVAAGVKGFGEVASLLLERGADPAHRDDDGMTPLLLAAYEGHDDVVELLLEAGADVDETAGPDGNVPAAAAVTPLLAAAAMGHMRTVSRLLFWGAAVDAIDCEGRTALCLAAARGSTEVVRALLDRGLDENHKDDLGWTPLHAAACEGHRSVCAALTEQGSMARVGEMDIEGRTPLILAAQEGHWSTVRLLLDRRSPIDHRAYDGHSALSAALLEGHADVAELLMKRGADTDVRDAEGRPLLYLLVLEGRLDMATLLIEKGGVPLESRDSEGRTALHVASWQGCVEIVDLLLNHGANPNAQDAEGRPPMHSVAWTGSAKVGRRLLEANGVNIHLACHQGATALSIAAQVGHVNIVGMLLERGANPDHIDKYGRSPVKVAGKHGHFNIVRLLESYGAKPYLGLLPNSSTLSPSRPNKSLLSGISEGNGGEVTAATSSSSVSSPGSTAERFHSMQSSQTSSTCHSLATVQTVPADSLSFIQQIQQHSLPRSRSRPSTLPPPGSLHGSSQRHPKGSPPPAVCTVSAMVHNCELPQKGLSGLEYHYKMNKESLIKADRTTYTGGKWHSVMASLGIMPGQDSPLGAKNRESAPLGYPYRLQTPLQQEVWDSAPQKSILSPVCYSFSPVPPCSALPEDVMVAMTTTDPQLNLKQAIKLQFEGPTSAALYKRETPL, from the exons ATGACACCTTCAAGAG TGCTGGGACCCCTGCTGGACCTTCCTCCCCCGGCCCAGACTCTGATGCTGGTCGTGGACTCTCTGGATGTAGAACATGGACCAAGTGACAGAGAAGGGAAGAGCGGCTCCATTGCAGAGCTGCTAGCAGCTAATCAACACCTGCTGCCCGGCTGGCTGCTGCTGGTCTGCTCCATCCGCCGCCATAATAAGGCTGTTTGCAAAATGTTCTCAG GTTTTCGTAGACTCTGTCTGGACGATCTGCGGAAGCCAGCGGCGGTCCGTGACGTGCAGCAGTACATCCTCTGTCGGCTGGATGAAGAAGCTTCACTTCGCCGTCAGCTCACCCCCGACACGGCCGACATGCTCAACCTGCTGCACATCAAGAGCGGCGGCTGCTTTCTCTTCCTCGAACGTGTTCTGGACGGCATTGCGGCGGCGCTGGTGGGTCTGCGGGAGATCCGGGACATTCCCGGGACGCTGAACGGCCTCTACCTGTGGCTGTGCCAGAGATTGTTCCCCCGAGGGCTCTTCATCTACGTCAGGCCTCTGCTCAACGTCCTGCTGGCTGCCCCTCGGCCCGTCACACCAGAGCAGCTTTTCACTGCAGTCTGGACCCAGGACACCTCGCTCAGCCTCCAGGACTTCCAGAACAAACTCCGAACCCTCTCCCCTCTCCTGATCGATGGCCCTGGAGGCACCAAGCTCCTGTTTCATGTCAGCTTCACAGAGTGGCTGACTGATGTTAAATACTGCACTCAGAAGTACCTGTGCAGCAGAACAGAGGGTCACAGCATGCTCGCCATGGCGCTGAGCCTGCAGGGACCAGACCTGGATGTAGAGGACACCTGCCGGCTAGCAGCACACTTAATTTGCTCAGGTCACCATAGAGATAAACCCTCATTATTGGCACTGTGGATGCTGTGGGCAGGTGTTCCTGATGTTCCTCCCAGCTGCAGTAGAGCTCTTATCACATCTTTAGCTCAGCTTCCTGCTCTGGTCAGTCAGGATGTCCCTCAGctgttgaagaaaagtgggCTTGTAACTGCAGCCTGTTTTTCAGATGCAGACCTGAGTGTTGGTATGGATTGTATAGATAAAGAGGGGACTGATTTACAACAGGCTTTTGAAAAGGAGGCGTCTATAAGGAAGTTGCTAGAGAGCGGGGTGTCTGTGAACCAGCTTAGTTCTACAGATGGACAGACCTTGCTTGCTAGTGCGGCCCATGAGGGTTCTGCAAATGTAGCTAAACTCCTCTTGACACATGGCTCTGATCCATTCATTAGTGATCAGCAGGGTCAAACACCACTGACATTAGCTGCCAGGCAGGGTCATGTTAAAGTGTTGtctgtgctgctggaatggGCCAAGAATCAGGACCCTGAAACTGCAGCACGCATGATGGAGCATGTCGACCACGAGGGCTGGACGGCACTCCGCTCTGCAGCTTGGGGAGGACACAGCGAGGCTGTCCGACTGCTGCTGGACGCTGGAGCAGATGTCAACGGATGCGACAGCGCAGGCCGGACAGCTCTCAGAGCGGCTGCATGGGGAGGTCACGAGCAAATCGTCCTCACTTTGCTGGACTACGGGGCGCAAGTGGACAAAGCTGATATCAACGGCCGCACACCGCTTATCGCTGCCGCCTACATGGGGCATCACGAAACTGTGGAGATACTGCTGGACCACAGTGCAGAGGTTGACTTGTCTGATGGAGATGGACGCACTGCTCTGTCCGTCGCCGccctctgtgtttctgtagcaGCAGGAGTTAAAGGTTTTGGTGAGGTAGCGAGTCTGTTACTGGAGCGAGGAGCAGATCCGGCCCACAGAGACGATGACGGAATGACACCACTCCTTCTAGCAGCCTATGAGGGCCATGACGACGTAGTGGAGCTTTTGCTAGAAGCTGGGGCTGACGTTGATGAAACAGCTGGACCTGATGGAAACGTCCCTGCTGCAGCTGCCGTTACTCCCTTGCTGGCTGCGGCAGCTATGGGCCACATGAGGACAGTTTCACGGCTGCTGTTCTGGGGAGCAGCTGTGGACGCCATCGATTGTGAAGGCCGGACGGCGCTGTGCCTGGCGGCAGCGAGAGGCAGCACAGAGGTTGTCAGAGCCTTGCTGGACCGAGGCCTGGACGAAAACCATAAGGATGACCTGGGCTGGACTCCGCTGCACGCCGCCGCCTGTGAAGGCCATCGgagtgtttgtgctgctttgaCAGAACAAGGCAGCATGGCTCGTGTCGGGGAGATGGACATTGAAGGACGGACACCTCTCATACTCGCTGCCCAAGAAGGTCATTGGAGCACTGTGAGGCTGTTGTTGGACAGACGTTCTCCCATCGATCACAGGGCGTACGACGGCCATTCTGCATTGAGCGCTGCCCTCCTGGAGGGTCATGCTGATGTCGCAGAGCTGCTGATGAAGCGTGGAGCTGACACCGATGTCCGGGATGCAGAGGGACGTCCTCTGCTGTATCTCCTGGTGCTGGAGGGTCGTCTGGATATGGCTACTCTGCTCATAGAAAAAGGAGGTGTGCCCCTGGAGTCCCGAGACTCTGAGGGCCGTACAGCACTTCATGTGGCGTCTTGGCAGGGATGTGTGGAGATCGTAGACCTGCTTTTAAACCATGGGGCAAACCCAAACGCACAAGATGCAGAGGGGAGACCACCAATGCACTCAGTAGCTTGGACAGGAAGTGCTAAAGTAGGACGCCGTCTCCTAGAAGCCAATGGTGTCAATATACATCTTGCGTGCCACCAGGGGGCAACGGCCCTGAGCATTGCTGCTCAAGTTGGACATGTTAACATTGTTGGGATGCTTCTGGAAAGAGGGGCAAATCCTGATCACATTGATAAATATGGCCGTAGTCCAGTCAAGGTTGCTGGGAAACATGGACACTTTAACATCGTCCGGCTCTTGGAGAGCTACGGAGCCAAGCCATACCTGGGCCTGCTGCCTAACTCTAGTACTTTATCTCCTTCAAGACCCAACAAGAGCCTCTTATCAGGCATCTCAGAGGGTAACGGAGGTGAAGTAACAGCTGCTACATCGTCCTCTTCAGTGTCTTCTCCTGGTTCCACAGCAGAACGATTCCACTCCATGCAGAGCTCCCAGACTTCCTCCACCTGCCACTCGCTAGCCACGGTGCAGACGGTTCCCGCTGACAGCCTCAGTTTCATCCAGCAGATCCAGCAGCACTCTCTGCCTCGCAGTCGTAGCCGTCCCTCCACCCTCCCTCCACCAGGGAGCCTCCATGGAAGCAGCCAGAGGCATCCCAAGGGCAGCCCTCCCCCTGCTGTCTGCACAGTCTCTGCCATGGTGCACAACTGCGAACTGCCCCAGAAAGGCTTGTCTGGACTGGAATATcattacaaaatgaacaaagaaagCCTAATAAAAGCAGACAGGACTACTTACACTGGTGGTAAATGGCACTCAGTGATGGCTTCTCTGGGGATAATGCCAGGGCAGGACAGCCCTCTTGGTGCTAAAAACAGAGAGAGTGCCCCTCTGGGTTACCCATACCGCCTACAGACCCCACTTCAGCAGGAGGTTTGGGATTCTGCACCCCAGAAGAGCATTTTGTCGCCCGTTTGCTACAGCTTCTCCCCTGTCCCACCTTGTAGTGCCTTGCCAGAGGATGTTATGGTCGCGATGACAACCACAGACCCACAGCTTAATCTCAAACAGGCCATCAAACTGCAGTTTGAGGGTCCCACCAGTGCAGCCTTATACAAGAGAGAGACGCCCCTGTGA